The Lycium ferocissimum isolate CSIRO_LF1 chromosome 10, AGI_CSIRO_Lferr_CH_V1, whole genome shotgun sequence genome window below encodes:
- the LOC132033336 gene encoding uncharacterized protein LOC132033336 produces the protein MNARVRTSLQSMKTPSKNVKEKVEMQGNKKMGTEKTPINRRKAIRERKMALLQDVDKLKKKLRHEENVHRALERAFTRPLGALPRLPPYLPPNTLELLAEVAVLEEEVVRLEEKVVHFRQGLYQEAVYISSSKRNMDYVTDTIEQNQVKSPKQKQTKLSPQLELNSASFSGRHLPSLSDDSCLKENNSWSSTKSKHRSVNANVKTVRTPAKKKRVDPQKLQMEDQAMYQGSLEERIFVTQVRKPSSDESPNTISENILKCLSNIFLRMSSRKNRSTADTLPSLTGYNSCESIEKKEFGDPYRICSKFERRDIGPYKHLYAVEASSINPNRTTISVFLVRRLKLLLEKLASANLQGLTHQEKLAFWINIYNSCMMNAFLEYGLPESPEMVVALMQKATINVSGHLLNAITIEHFILRLPYHSKFTFAKGVKNDEMTARSIFGLEFSEPLVTFALSCGSFSSPAVRVYTAANIENELQVAKKEYLQASVGVSTSKKLVAIPKLLDWYLLDFAKDLESLLDWICLQLPNERGKEAINCLDRRNNEPLSQVLQIVPYEFSFRYLLHM, from the exons ATGAATGCTAGAGTGAGGACTAGTTTGCAGTCTATGAAAACTCCATCCAAGAATGTAAAG GAGAAAGTGGAAATGCAAGGAAACAAGAAAATGGGTACTGAGAAAACACCTATAAATAGACGAAAAGCAAtcagagaaagaaagatggcattGTTACAAGAT GTTGATAAGCTAAAGAAGAAACTCAGGCATGAGGAAAATGTCCATAGAGCTCTCGAAAGGGCATTTACTCGACCCCTCGGTGCTCTTCCTCGTCTTCCTCCTTATCTCCCTCCGAAT ACACTGGAGCTTCTCGCTGAAGTGGCTGTTTTGGAGGAGGAAGTCGTTAGGCTCGAGGAGAAAGTTGTGCATTTCAGGCAAGGATTGTATCAGGAAGCCGTCTATATTTCGTCTTCCAAGAGGAATATGGATTATGTGACAGATACCATTGAACAAAATCAAGTAAAGAGTCCGAAGCAGAAGCAAACAAAGTTATCACCCCAACTGGAATTGAATTCAGCTTCATTCTCGGGAAGACATTTGCCTTCTCTCTCTG ATGACAGCTGCTTAAAAGAGAACAACTCATGGTCTTCCACGAAAAGCAAGCACCGATCAGTAAATGCCAATGTGAAAACTGTCAGAACTCCTGCTAAGAAGAAGCGCGTAGATCCTCAGAAATTGCAG ATGGAGGACCAAGCAATGTATCAGGGGAGTCTGGAAGAGAGAATTTTtgttactcaagttagaaaacCGTCATCAGATGAAAGTCCAAACACAATCtcggaaaatattttgaaatgttTGTCGAATATTTTCCTCAGAATGAGCTCTAGGAAGAACAGGAGTACAGCAGATACTTTGCCTTCATTGACAGGATATAATTCATGTGAGAGCATTGAGAAGAAAGAGTTTGGAGATCCTTATAGAATATGTTCAAAATTTGAAAGGAGAGATATCGGTCCATATAAACATTTATATGCAGTTGAAGCTTCTTCTATCAATCCAAATCGAACAACAATATCTGTTTTCCTAGTTCGTAGACTAAa ACTTTTGCTCGAGAAACTTGCATCAGCAAATTTACAGGGCCTTACCCACCAAGAAAAGCTCGCTTTCTGGATCAACATTTACAATTCATGCATGATGAAT GCCTTCCTGGAGTATGGCCTACCTGAGAGCCCTGAAATGGTTGTGGCATTGATGCAAAAG GCAACAATAAATGTTAGTGGCCACTTGCTTAATGCCATAACCATTGAGCATTTCATTCTGAGGTTGCCTTATCACTCGAAATTC ACTTTTGCAAAGGGCGTAAAGAATGATGAGATGACCGCCCGCAGCATCTTTGGTTTGGAGTTCTCTGAGCCACTGGTGACATTTGCGCTCTCTTGTGGAAGTTTCTCCTCTCCTGCT GTGAGAGTATACACCGCAGCAAATATTGAAAATGAGCTTCAAGTTGCAAAGAAAGAGTATTTGCAAGCATCCGTTGGCGTTTCAACATCAAAGAAATTGGTAGCTATACCAAAGCTGTTGGACTGGTATCTGCTAGATTTTGCAAAGGATCTAGAGTCGCTACTTGATTGGATATGCCTTCAACTTCCAAACGAACGTGGAAAAGAAGCAATTAACTGCCTAGACAGAAGGAATAACGAGCCTCTTTCGCAGGTTCTTCAGATAGTGCCATATGAATTTAGTTTCCGGTACCTTTTACACATGTAA